Proteins encoded together in one Variovorax paradoxus window:
- a CDS encoding S1C family serine protease: MRRPAFYSRSPRTLPQAADSAAADQAVPSPEGGRNGAPPDSPVSPPQGKQRWQPGRRSFAFLVVLSAVAVGSAAWWPRHGAKALTQKDIDAAVLRTLQTNTLPSPAAKAAEIVRPSVVRVVGYGPEKATPEAKTQKRGRNLAKGKSPEADPPPGETERGVGTGVVIVDKGVILTNLHVVAGAETIKVTFSDGLEAVATITGVQPENDLAVLQAQKIPDDLIPAVMRSTADLQSGDQVAAVGFPFGIGPSVSAGVVSGLKRSFRSPEGKQELGNLIQFDAAANPGNSGGPLINMDGEVLGIVTAILNPTQQRTFIGIGFAVPIENAASAAGSPPF; this comes from the coding sequence ATGCGCAGGCCCGCTTTCTACAGCCGTTCGCCCCGCACGCTGCCTCAAGCGGCCGATTCCGCGGCCGCCGATCAGGCCGTGCCATCGCCCGAGGGCGGACGCAATGGCGCGCCGCCGGATTCACCTGTTTCTCCGCCCCAAGGCAAGCAGCGCTGGCAGCCCGGCCGCCGCAGCTTCGCGTTTCTGGTGGTGCTCAGCGCCGTTGCGGTCGGCAGCGCCGCCTGGTGGCCCCGCCACGGCGCCAAGGCACTGACCCAAAAAGACATCGATGCCGCGGTGCTGCGCACCCTGCAAACCAACACGCTTCCCTCGCCCGCCGCCAAGGCCGCCGAGATCGTGCGGCCTTCAGTCGTTCGCGTGGTCGGCTACGGACCTGAAAAGGCCACGCCAGAGGCCAAGACGCAAAAGCGCGGACGCAATCTTGCCAAGGGCAAGTCGCCTGAAGCCGACCCGCCGCCGGGCGAAACCGAGCGCGGCGTAGGCACGGGCGTGGTCATTGTCGACAAGGGCGTCATTCTTACCAACCTGCACGTCGTGGCCGGCGCCGAGACCATCAAGGTCACGTTCTCAGATGGCCTCGAGGCGGTGGCCACCATTACCGGCGTGCAGCCCGAGAACGATCTTGCGGTGCTGCAGGCTCAGAAGATCCCCGACGACCTGATTCCCGCGGTCATGCGCTCGACGGCCGACCTGCAATCCGGCGACCAGGTGGCCGCGGTGGGCTTTCCGTTCGGCATCGGTCCTTCGGTGTCGGCGGGCGTGGTGTCGGGCCTGAAGCGCTCGTTCCGCTCGCCCGAAGGCAAGCAGGAGTTGGGCAACCTGATCCAGTTCGATGCGGCGGCCAACCCCGGCAATTCGGGCGGTCCGCTGATCAACATGGACGGCGAGGTGCTCGGCATCGTCACCGCCATTCTCAATCCCACGCAGCAGCGCACCTTCATAGGCATCGGTTTTGCCGTGCCCATAGAGAACGCGGCCTCCGCCGCCGGCTCGCCGCCGTTCTAG
- a CDS encoding DUF58 domain-containing protein, translating into MKSWWRKAPEAANDERLNAQAGGAERALRRLEWTVIRRLDGLLQGDYRTLMRGTGLDLADLREYQHHDDVRHIDWNVTARLQTPHVRVFTEDREMSAWFVLDLSRSVDFGSGLKAKREISAGFVGVLARLLTRHGNRVGALVYGSDLEAVIPPRSGRRHVLHLLHAMERRADKAEKAPAQKGMTRLADLLKSAATLMPRRSTVFVVSDFLSEPGWERPLGQLVQRHEVIAVRLFDPLELELPDLGLVPLRDAETGEQLWVDTHDAGFRKRFARLAAEREATLRASLAKAGVDALELSTSDDLVEAIVRFADLRKRRTRIGSSGVKAVAA; encoded by the coding sequence ATGAAAAGCTGGTGGCGTAAGGCCCCCGAGGCCGCCAACGACGAACGGCTCAATGCACAGGCCGGCGGAGCGGAACGCGCGCTGCGCCGGCTCGAATGGACGGTCATCCGCCGCCTCGATGGTTTGCTGCAGGGCGACTACCGCACGCTGATGCGCGGCACCGGACTCGACCTGGCCGACCTGCGCGAATACCAGCATCACGACGACGTGCGCCACATCGACTGGAACGTCACTGCCCGGCTGCAGACGCCGCACGTGCGCGTATTTACCGAAGACCGCGAGATGTCCGCGTGGTTCGTGCTCGACCTGAGCCGCTCGGTCGACTTCGGCTCCGGCCTGAAGGCCAAGCGCGAGATCTCGGCCGGCTTTGTCGGCGTGCTCGCGCGCCTGCTCACGCGCCACGGCAACCGGGTCGGGGCGCTGGTCTACGGCAGCGACCTCGAAGCGGTGATTCCCCCTCGCAGCGGCCGCCGGCATGTACTGCACCTGCTGCACGCCATGGAACGCCGGGCCGACAAGGCCGAAAAAGCGCCCGCGCAAAAGGGCATGACGCGGCTGGCCGACCTGCTGAAATCGGCCGCCACGCTGATGCCGCGCCGCTCCACCGTTTTTGTGGTGTCCGACTTCTTGAGCGAGCCCGGTTGGGAGCGGCCGCTCGGTCAACTGGTGCAGCGGCATGAAGTGATTGCCGTGCGCCTGTTCGATCCGCTCGAGCTCGAACTGCCAGACCTCGGCCTGGTGCCGCTGCGCGATGCCGAGACCGGCGAGCAGCTATGGGTCGACACCCACGATGCCGGTTTTCGCAAACGCTTCGCCCGGCTGGCGGCCGAACGCGAAGCAACGCTGCGCGCCTCGCTCGCCAAGGCCGGCGTCGATGCACTCGAGCTTTCGACCAGCGACGACCTGGTGGAGGCCATCGTACGTTTTGCCGACCTGCGCAAGCGCCGCACGCGCATCGGCTCCAGCGGAGTGAAGGCGGTGGCAGCATGA
- a CDS encoding AAA family ATPase: MSTETPFSTSAATAELMEQILYEVKRVVVGQDRFLERVMVAMLAGGHLLVEGVPGLAKTLTIKTLADTVRGQFKRIQFTPDLVPADLVGTRIYNQKTGEFSTSLGPVFANLLLADEINRAPAKVQSALLEVMQERQVTIAGETHRVPRPFLVMATQNPIETEGTYPLPEAQVDRFMMKVLVDYPTDEEEFVIVQRVIGTLVEVNPVATTEQLAALQAEARRVYVDPSLIQYAVKLVSATRTPDKHGLKDMHRFITFGASPRASISLTEGARALALLRGRSYALPEDMTALVPDVLRHRVTLSYEGLSEGLTPDSLIEKIMKAVPAPPKPLEHEKLVA, from the coding sequence ATGAGCACCGAGACCCCCTTTTCCACGTCTGCCGCCACGGCCGAGTTGATGGAGCAGATCCTCTACGAGGTCAAGCGCGTGGTGGTGGGCCAGGACCGCTTTCTGGAGCGCGTGATGGTCGCCATGCTCGCGGGCGGCCACCTGCTGGTCGAAGGCGTGCCGGGTCTTGCAAAAACCCTCACCATCAAGACGCTGGCCGACACGGTGCGCGGCCAGTTCAAGCGCATTCAGTTCACGCCCGACCTGGTGCCGGCCGACCTGGTGGGCACGCGCATCTACAACCAGAAGACGGGCGAGTTCAGCACCTCGCTCGGCCCGGTGTTTGCCAACCTGCTGCTGGCCGACGAAATCAACCGTGCGCCGGCCAAGGTGCAGAGCGCGCTGCTCGAAGTCATGCAGGAGCGCCAGGTCACCATTGCCGGCGAAACGCACAGGGTGCCGCGCCCGTTCCTCGTCATGGCCACGCAAAACCCCATCGAAACCGAAGGCACCTATCCGCTGCCCGAGGCGCAGGTCGACCGCTTCATGATGAAGGTGCTGGTCGACTACCCGACCGACGAGGAAGAGTTCGTCATCGTCCAGCGTGTGATCGGCACCTTGGTCGAGGTCAATCCGGTGGCCACCACCGAGCAGCTCGCGGCCCTGCAGGCCGAGGCCCGGCGCGTGTATGTCGACCCTTCGCTCATCCAGTACGCGGTAAAGCTCGTATCGGCCACGCGTACGCCCGACAAGCACGGGCTCAAGGACATGCACCGCTTCATCACCTTTGGCGCCAGCCCGCGCGCGAGCATCAGCCTGACCGAAGGCGCGCGCGCGCTCGCCCTGTTGCGCGGCCGCAGCTACGCCCTGCCCGAAGACATGACCGCGCTGGTGCCCGACGTGCTGCGCCACCGCGTCACGCTTTCCTACGAGGGCCTGTCCGAAGGCCTCACACCCGACAGCCTGATCGAGAAGATCATGAAGGCCGTTCCCGCTCCCCCAAAACCGCTCGAACATGAAAAGCTGGTGGCGTAA
- a CDS encoding TetR/AcrR family transcriptional regulator, with the protein MRYPAAETAEKHQKILAEASRLFKERGFDGVSVSEIMKATGLTHGPFYNHFESKEALMAECIAHSGDAALAYLDETGETPEGMRAYVRSYLSREHRDSRAGGCLVAAFAAHAGQPGSEKAIGAPLTAYFKVLIDRFTSKFPWRSKKNARGDAIRILASMYGGVVLARAMDDEALSEEILREVLAGLPAAPKAGAKESG; encoded by the coding sequence ATGCGATACCCCGCAGCAGAAACCGCCGAAAAGCACCAGAAGATCCTTGCCGAGGCCTCGCGCCTCTTCAAGGAACGCGGCTTCGACGGCGTGAGCGTGAGCGAGATCATGAAAGCCACGGGGCTCACGCACGGGCCGTTCTACAACCACTTCGAATCGAAGGAGGCACTGATGGCGGAGTGCATTGCCCACTCGGGAGATGCCGCGCTCGCCTACCTCGACGAAACCGGCGAGACGCCCGAAGGCATGCGCGCCTATGTGCGCAGCTACCTGAGCCGCGAGCACCGCGACAGCCGCGCCGGCGGCTGCCTCGTGGCGGCCTTTGCCGCGCATGCGGGCCAGCCGGGCAGCGAGAAAGCCATCGGCGCGCCGCTGACGGCCTACTTCAAGGTGCTGATCGACCGGTTCACCAGCAAATTTCCGTGGCGGTCGAAGAAGAACGCCCGCGGCGACGCGATCCGCATCCTGGCATCGATGTACGGCGGCGTGGTGCTGGCCCGCGCCATGGACGACGAGGCCTTGTCCGAAGAAATTTTGCGAGAAGTGCTCGCCGGGCTGCCGGCCGCCCCCAAGGCCGGAGCTAAAGAATCCGGTTGA
- a CDS encoding VWA domain-containing protein gives MTFLWPQFLWLLAALPLLVLLYVWLIRRKKKLAVRYASLSIVREAMGAGQSIRRHIPPFLFLLAMAAMLVAAARPMAVVLLPSNQQTIILAMDVSGSMRAADVLPNRLVAAQEAAKSFIKDLPRHVKVGIVAFAGSAQVAQLPTTNHDDLVTAIDSFQLQRATATGNAIVVSLATLFPDAGIDVSQFSAPSRQRGTPIDQTEKQAKEFTPVAPGSYTSAAVIMLTDGQRTTGVDPLDAAKAAADRGVRIYTVGVGTVDGETIGFEGWSMRVRLDEETLKAVANKTNAEYFYAGTAADLKKVYETLSSKLTVEKKETEISALFALGAAILTLLSAGLSLLWFNRIL, from the coding sequence ATGACATTTCTCTGGCCTCAATTCCTGTGGTTGCTGGCGGCCTTGCCGCTGCTGGTGTTGCTCTACGTCTGGCTCATCCGCCGCAAGAAGAAGCTCGCTGTGCGCTATGCCAGCCTCTCGATCGTGCGCGAGGCCATGGGCGCCGGGCAGAGCATCAGGCGGCACATTCCGCCCTTTCTCTTCCTCCTGGCCATGGCCGCCATGCTGGTGGCCGCCGCGCGGCCGATGGCCGTGGTGCTGCTGCCATCGAACCAGCAGACCATCATCCTCGCGATGGACGTGTCCGGAAGCATGCGCGCGGCCGACGTGCTGCCCAACCGGCTGGTTGCCGCGCAGGAAGCTGCCAAGAGCTTCATCAAGGACCTGCCGCGCCATGTGAAGGTGGGCATCGTCGCCTTTGCCGGCAGTGCCCAGGTGGCCCAGCTGCCCACCACCAACCACGACGATCTGGTGACCGCGATCGACAGCTTCCAGCTACAGCGCGCCACGGCCACGGGCAACGCCATCGTGGTGTCGCTTGCCACGCTCTTCCCCGACGCGGGCATCGACGTTTCGCAGTTCAGTGCGCCCAGCCGCCAGCGCGGCACGCCCATCGACCAGACCGAGAAGCAGGCGAAGGAGTTCACGCCGGTGGCGCCGGGCTCCTACACCTCGGCCGCGGTGATCATGCTCACCGACGGCCAGCGCACCACCGGCGTCGATCCGCTCGACGCGGCCAAGGCGGCGGCCGACCGCGGGGTGCGCATCTACACGGTGGGCGTGGGTACGGTCGATGGCGAAACCATCGGTTTCGAAGGCTGGTCGATGCGCGTTCGGCTCGACGAGGAAACGCTCAAGGCCGTGGCCAACAAGACCAATGCCGAGTACTTCTACGCGGGCACCGCCGCCGACCTGAAGAAGGTGTATGAAACGCTGAGCTCCAAGCTCACGGTCGAGAAGAAGGAAACCGAGATCTCGGCCCTCTTCGCGTTGGGCGCGGCCATTCTCACGCTGCTGTCGGCGGGGCTCTCGCTGCTCTGGTTCAACCGGATTCTTTAG